The genomic window CGAGGCGCAGCACGACGACTACAACTCGATTCTGGTCAAGGCGGTGGCCGACCGACTGGCCGAGGCCTTTGCCGAGAAGCTGCACCGCGACGTGCGCGTGCGGCACTGGGGTTACGCCGAGGGCGAGGCGCTCGACAACACCGACCTCATCAAGGAGCGCTATCAGGGCATCCGCCCTGCGCCCGGCTACCCCGCGCAGCCCGACCACACCGAGAAACGCACCCTGTTTGAGCTGCTGGACGCGGAAAGCATCGGCCTGCGCCTCACCGAGTCGTGTGCCATGACCCCGGCGGCGGCGGTGTCGGGGCTGTACTTCGCGCATCCGGAGGCCCGTTATTTCGCAGTGGGCCGCATCGGGCGCGACCAGGTGGAGAACTACGCCGCCCGTAAGGGTTGGACTGTGCAGGAAGCCGAGCGCTGGCTGGGGCCGCTGCTGGCGTACAGCGCCGGGCCGGGGCCAGAAGCAAGCCAGAAAGCCCTCGGCGCAGAGCTGACAGGAGCGCAATCGTGAAGGCCACCCTGCCACTCGGGGGCGGCGTTGCCCCCACGCAAGGTGTACCCTGCGGCCATGAAAAAGTGGATGGTGCTGGTGGCCTGTTTCAGCGGCCTGGCGGGAGCGTCGCGGGTCGTGATGGACACCCGGCTCTCTCCTCAGCCCACTTACGTCTCCGACGCCCAGACCACGCGGGTGCTGCGCGACACCTTCGCGCCCGGAAACGTGCCGGGGTGCCGCGACGCGCGGGTGACGGACGAGACACCGGGCGCTTTTACCCGTCGCGGAGCGCGGCAAACGGCCTACCTCGTCCACGTCTGCGGCAACAGCCGGCTGGTCATCTACGAGGGAGGGCGCATCGTCAAGTCGCTGAGCAATATCGGCGACGCCATCGGCAACATCGGGG from Deinococcus radiodurans R1 = ATCC 13939 = DSM 20539 includes these protein-coding regions:
- a CDS encoding integrin alpha produces the protein MKKWMVLVACFSGLAGASRVVMDTRLSPQPTYVSDAQTTRVLRDTFAPGNVPGCRDARVTDETPGAFTRRGARQTAYLVHVCGNSRLVIYEGGRIVKSLSNIGDAIGNIGDINGDGVDDLLFLAKFYGHGSNTVQDASLVTLAGGKFRTLFDLPEAAVDECSSANAYTLAYRVTVQPGTRPVLTLNHYQGDCVAGARLFETKTVTLH